The Misgurnus anguillicaudatus chromosome 21, ASM2758022v2, whole genome shotgun sequence genome includes a window with the following:
- the plin2 gene encoding perilipin-2 isoform X2, which yields MASVDVLTNQNVVARVANLPLVISTYDMVSNVYCNTKDNHPYLKSVCEAAENSVKTITSAAFNTALPFIEKLEPQISFANTLACKGLDKIEKTLPILNKPSDEIVANAREAVTGAKDKTRTVVSDGVQTVMDSKVVRMVSSGVDTALSASETLLEQYLPGTEEENETNDTGFENDRDASSYYVRLGSLSTKVRDRAYQRAVAKVFDAVQRSQESISKLNHTMDLIEYTKTNVNGANQKVHEKLGSLIGWKTTSKSQEEIESITDNEAEQIESRTLTIAHNLSLQLQTTCLVVVSNLKGLPQHVQVHALSVSHSAMEIYTAFSKATVLGDLSDTVLTSSRSQMNRLKDSMDNVMDYLVNNTPLNWLVPDFSFSDLASEPDMTSAENSENWECDI from the exons ATGGCTTCTGTAGATGTTTTGACAAACCAG AATGTAGTTGCCCGAGTGGCTAACCTTCCCTTGGTGATCTCGACCTATGACATGGTGTCAAATGTGTACTGCAACACTAAGGATAATCATCCATACTTAAAGTCTGTCTGTGAGGCAGCTGAGAACAGTGTGAAAACTATAACCTCAGCTGCTTTTAACACAGCTTTACCCTTCATTGAGAAACTCGAGCCTCAGA TTTCTTTTGCAAATACGCTGGCGTGTAAAGGACTGGACAAGATAGAGAAGACCTTGCCAATCCTGAACAAACCCTCTGATGAG ATTGTTGCCAATGCTAGAGAGGCGGTGACCGGAGCCAAGGACAAGACCAGGACGGTGGTCAGTGATGGAGTCCAAACAGTGATGGATAGCAAGGTGGTCAGAATGGTGAGCAGTGGAGTGGACACAGCACTGAGTGCATCCGAGACCCTGCTGGAGCAATATTTACCTGGAACTGAAGAGGAGAACG AGACGAACGATACAGGATTTGAGAATGACAGGGATGCATCCAGTTATTACGTGAGACTGGGATCTCTCTCCACCAAAGTGAGAGACAGGGCTTACCAGAGAGCTGTGGCCAAGGTTTTTGATGCCGTGCAGCGCAGCCAAGAGTCCATATCCAAGCTGAACCACACCATGGATCTG aTTGAATATACCAAAACGAACGTTAATGGTGCCAACCAGAAGGTTCATGAGAAATTGGGTTCACTGATTGGATGGAAGACCACGTCTAAGAGTCAAGAAGAGATCGAAAGTATCACAGACAATGAAGCAGAG CAAATCGAATCACGCACCTTGACAATCGCCCACAATCTCAGCCTTCAGCTACAGACCACATGTCTTGTCGTGGTGTCCAACCTCAAAGGTCTCCCTCAACACGTCCAGGTCCACGCCCTCTCTGTCAGTCACTCGGCCATGGAGATCTACACCGCCTTCAGTAAAGCCACCGTCTTGGGAGATCTCTCCGATACGGTCCTCACCAGCAGCAGATCTCAGATGAACAGATTAAAGGACTCTATGGATAACGTCATGGACTACCTGGTCAACAATACACCTCTTAATTGGCTG GTGCCTGATTTCAGTTTTTCAGATTTGGCCTCAGAGCCTGACATGACATCTGCGGAAAACTCTGAAAACTGGGAATGTGATATCTAA
- the plin2 gene encoding perilipin-2 isoform X1 — translation MASVDVLTNQNVVARVANLPLVISTYDMVSNVYCNTKDNHPYLKSVCEAAENSVKTITSAAFNTALPFIEKLEPQISFANTLACKGLDKIEKTLPILNKPSDEIVANAREAVTGAKDKTRTVVSDGVQTVMDSKVVRMVSSGVDTALSASETLLEQYLPGTEEENETNDTGFENDRDASSYYVRLGSLSTKVRDRAYQRAVAKVFDAVQRSQESISKLNHTMDLIEYTKTNVNGANQKVHEKLGSLIGWKTTSKSQEEIESITDNEAEQIESRTLTIAHNLSLQLQTTCLVVVSNLKGLPQHVQVHALSVSHSAMEIYTAFSKATVLGDLSDTVLTSSRSQMNRLKDSMDNVMDYLVNNTPLNWLVGPFYPRIGSTTVNSVNAGQSTNSQPELEMQEIE, via the exons ATGGCTTCTGTAGATGTTTTGACAAACCAG AATGTAGTTGCCCGAGTGGCTAACCTTCCCTTGGTGATCTCGACCTATGACATGGTGTCAAATGTGTACTGCAACACTAAGGATAATCATCCATACTTAAAGTCTGTCTGTGAGGCAGCTGAGAACAGTGTGAAAACTATAACCTCAGCTGCTTTTAACACAGCTTTACCCTTCATTGAGAAACTCGAGCCTCAGA TTTCTTTTGCAAATACGCTGGCGTGTAAAGGACTGGACAAGATAGAGAAGACCTTGCCAATCCTGAACAAACCCTCTGATGAG ATTGTTGCCAATGCTAGAGAGGCGGTGACCGGAGCCAAGGACAAGACCAGGACGGTGGTCAGTGATGGAGTCCAAACAGTGATGGATAGCAAGGTGGTCAGAATGGTGAGCAGTGGAGTGGACACAGCACTGAGTGCATCCGAGACCCTGCTGGAGCAATATTTACCTGGAACTGAAGAGGAGAACG AGACGAACGATACAGGATTTGAGAATGACAGGGATGCATCCAGTTATTACGTGAGACTGGGATCTCTCTCCACCAAAGTGAGAGACAGGGCTTACCAGAGAGCTGTGGCCAAGGTTTTTGATGCCGTGCAGCGCAGCCAAGAGTCCATATCCAAGCTGAACCACACCATGGATCTG aTTGAATATACCAAAACGAACGTTAATGGTGCCAACCAGAAGGTTCATGAGAAATTGGGTTCACTGATTGGATGGAAGACCACGTCTAAGAGTCAAGAAGAGATCGAAAGTATCACAGACAATGAAGCAGAG CAAATCGAATCACGCACCTTGACAATCGCCCACAATCTCAGCCTTCAGCTACAGACCACATGTCTTGTCGTGGTGTCCAACCTCAAAGGTCTCCCTCAACACGTCCAGGTCCACGCCCTCTCTGTCAGTCACTCGGCCATGGAGATCTACACCGCCTTCAGTAAAGCCACCGTCTTGGGAGATCTCTCCGATACGGTCCTCACCAGCAGCAGATCTCAGATGAACAGATTAAAGGACTCTATGGATAACGTCATGGACTACCTGGTCAACAATACACCTCTTAATTGGCTGGTAGGTCCATTTTACCCACGCATTGGATCTACGACTGTTAACAGCGTCAACGCCGGTCAATCCACAAACTCACAGCCTGAACTGGAGATGCAGGAAATTGAATGA
- the igldcp gene encoding galectin 17 isoform X1 — MDRGYWISLYLLQWNANCVGSSPLSSSIHTSSKVGLSVVLPCAVTSHLDHPPHIQWQTVQDSVFERMGEEQFQGEAYKHRADVPEAILVQGNCSLFLQDVRFSDAGIYKSYLVVDESSFQNRIFIQSVHLSVVDHKSTKYVETGKDLTLDLYTNQAQLVIFQNSNDTAWTVVWERDGDKNNKCHLSNNKLTFKSVTASSAGMYKVLDSEGLALSTVKVLITEPVREPQILERKAVLGKATMSTPFLKIIITFLTFHLVLPFN; from the exons ATGGACAGAGGTTACTG GATCTCACTCTATCTGTTACAATGGAATGCCAATTGTGTCG GCTCCTCTCCCCTCTCGTCGTCCATCCATACCTCATCAAAAGTGGGTCTCTCAGTTGTCCTGCCGTGCGCAGTGACATCACATCTGGATCATCCACCGCACATTCAGTGGCAGACCGTGCAGGATTCAGTGTTTGAGAGGATGGGAGAGGAGCAGTTTCAGGGAGAGGCTTACAAGCACCGTGCTGATGTCCCAGAAGCGATACTTGTGCAGGGAAACTGCTCTCTGTTCCTGCAGGACGTCAGATTCAGCGACGCAGGAATTTACAAGAGTTACCTGGTGGTCGATGAATCGAGTTTCCAGAATCGGATATTCATTCAAAGCGTCCATCTTTCAGTTGTTG ATCACAAGAGCACCAAGTATGTGGAAACTGGGAAAGATCTGACCCTGGACTTGTACACAAACCAAGCTCAGCTAGTGATTTTTCAGAACAGCAATGACACAGCATGGACAGTCGTGTGGGAAAGAGATGgagacaaaaacaacaaatgtcaCCTGAGTAACAACAAGTTGACTTTCAAGAGCGTCACGGCCAGCAGTGCCGGAATGTATAAAGTGCTAGACTCGGAGGGATTGGCCCTCAGTACAGTAAAAGTCTTAATTACAG AACCTGTGAGAGAACCACAAATTCTGGAAAGAAAAGCTGTATTAG GTAAAGCTACAATGAGCACACCTTTCCTAAAGATCATTATTACTTTCCTTACCTTTCATCTTGTACTGCCATTTAATTAA
- the igldcp gene encoding galectin 17 isoform X2: protein MDRGYWISLYLLQWNANCVGSSPLSSSIHTSSKVGLSVVLPCAVTSHLDHPPHIQWQTVQDSVFERMGEEQFQGEAYKHRADVPEAILVQGNCSLFLQDVRFSDAGIYKSYLVVDESSFQNRIFIQSVHLSVVDHKSTKYVETGKDLTLDLYTNQAQLVIFQNSNDTAWTVVWERDGDKNNKCHLSNNKLTFKSVTASSAGMYKVLDSEGLALSTVKVLITGYWSIGRHSRLY, encoded by the exons ATGGACAGAGGTTACTG GATCTCACTCTATCTGTTACAATGGAATGCCAATTGTGTCG GCTCCTCTCCCCTCTCGTCGTCCATCCATACCTCATCAAAAGTGGGTCTCTCAGTTGTCCTGCCGTGCGCAGTGACATCACATCTGGATCATCCACCGCACATTCAGTGGCAGACCGTGCAGGATTCAGTGTTTGAGAGGATGGGAGAGGAGCAGTTTCAGGGAGAGGCTTACAAGCACCGTGCTGATGTCCCAGAAGCGATACTTGTGCAGGGAAACTGCTCTCTGTTCCTGCAGGACGTCAGATTCAGCGACGCAGGAATTTACAAGAGTTACCTGGTGGTCGATGAATCGAGTTTCCAGAATCGGATATTCATTCAAAGCGTCCATCTTTCAGTTGTTG ATCACAAGAGCACCAAGTATGTGGAAACTGGGAAAGATCTGACCCTGGACTTGTACACAAACCAAGCTCAGCTAGTGATTTTTCAGAACAGCAATGACACAGCATGGACAGTCGTGTGGGAAAGAGATGgagacaaaaacaacaaatgtcaCCTGAGTAACAACAAGTTGACTTTCAAGAGCGTCACGGCCAGCAGTGCCGGAATGTATAAAGTGCTAGACTCGGAGGGATTGGCCCTCAGTACAGTAAAAGTCTTAATTACAG GTTATTGGAGTATAGGTAGGCATAGCCGGCTATACTGA
- the LOC129449854 gene encoding uncharacterized protein: protein MKHLFLMCLLFYMNIHTTQSKIFNRSVTVGKDVILGCKHEGKVVWSKDRNGTRVDILTAEKDEVTIKRFSIPLNRYGVLDDLSLHIKSVSVSDSGIYYCNATPTVNLIVTEPDPNNSEPEGTTPTQNPSATNTLRSLDQTTGFSHSQPESTTPTQDSSATNTLRSLDQTTGFSHSQPESTTPTQDSSATNTLRSLDQTTGFSHSQPEGTTPSQDPSAKKSFRYFCMKEIK, encoded by the exons ATGAAACATCTTTTCTTAATGTGTCTTCTGTTCTACATGAACATACACACAACTCAGAGCA AAATATTCAATCGCAGTGTCACTGTGGGAAAGGATGTCATTCTTGGGTGTAAACATGAAGGGAAAGTGGTATGGAGTAAAGACAGAAATGGAACAAGAGTGGATATTCTCACTGCAGAAAAAGATGAAGTGACAATAAAACGATTTTCCATTCCTCTTAACCGTTATGGTGTATTGGATGATTTATCACTACACATAAAGAGTGTTTCAGTCTCAGACTCTGGAATTTATTACTGTAATGCAACTCCAACTGTGAATCTGATAGTAACAGAACCAG ATCCCAACAACAGTGAACCAGAAGGCACAACACCAACACAAAACCCATCTGCTACGAATACTTTAAGATCTTTGG ATCAAACTACAGGTTTTAGCCACAGTCAACCAGAAAGCACAACACCAACACAAGACTCATCTGCTACGAATACTTTAAGATCTTTGG ATCAAACTACAGGTTTTAGCCACAGTCAACCAGAAAGCACAACACCAACACAAGACTCATCTGCTACGAATACTTTAAGATCTTTGG ATCAAACTACAGGTTTCAGCCACAGTCAACCAGAAGGCACAACACCATCACAAGACCCATCTGCCAAGAAATCTTTCAGATATTTTTGTATGAAAGAAATCAAGTAG